A genomic region of Phragmites australis chromosome 2, lpPhrAust1.1, whole genome shotgun sequence contains the following coding sequences:
- the LOC133909420 gene encoding structural maintenance of chromosomes protein 2-1-like — protein sequence MHIKEVCLEGFKSYAGRTVVSGFDPLFNAITGLNGSGKSNILDSICFVLGITDLRQVRAASLQELVYKQGQAGVTKATVSIVFDNSDRSRSPLGYEDSPEITVTRQIVVGGRNKYLINGHLAQPSRVQTLFHSVQLNVNNPHFLIMQGRITKVLNMKPPEILSMLEEAAGTRMYEMKKESALKTLEKKQNKVDEINKLLDDEILPALEKLRKERCQYMKWANGNAELDRLKRFCIAYEFVQAERVRDGALNDVKQIRAKIIELDESTEKLKADIQEMDNNISTLAAEKEAKLGGEMKALSEKVDKLSHALIKETSVMNNHEETLKSEEKGAEKVLTNIEDIKRSILERDAAVKNVEDGASDMKRRAEDLTKELDENEKEYQGVLAGKSSANEKKCLEDQLRDAKAAVGEAESGLKQLTTKIRHSEKELKEKKAQLVSKRDEAAAAENELKARTKDLEAIKTSMGSINYEEGQMEALQKDRSTELEVVQKLKDKVRELSGDLANIHFSYRDPVRGFDRSKVKGVVARLIKIKDSSTATALEVAAGGRLFNVVVDTEDTGKQLLKNGNLRNRVTIIPLNKIQTSMIPDRVQQAARRLVGADNATLALELVGYAEEVKNAMTFVFGSTFVCRNMEAAKEVAFNRQVGSTSVTLQGDYFQPSGLLTGGSNSDKGKLLRKLDELAKAEADLSDHEKRFSVIEQKIAALLPLQKKYTELKSQFELKSYDLSLFQNRVEQNEHHKLGELVKKVEQELQESKQELTEKQAQYAKCVSTVSELEKTIRTYGTEREGRLKGLEKKIKSLKSEMQSMSKQLKAYESERERLIMEKDAIANELAMLEEQLSTSKAQITALSGTLDKQKDKVTSIKQEYDQAEHELNAERAKLKECDSQINRMAKEQQKLQQQLSDLNVERKKMENEVKRMEIEQKDCSSKVDKLMEKYSWIATEKQLFGKIGTDYDFASFEPHKAREELENLQAQQASLEKRVNKKVMAMFEKAEDEYNDLMSKKNIIENDKAKIKKVIEELDEKKKETLEVTWLKVNKDFGSIFSTLLPGTMAKLEPPEGGTFLDGLEVRVAFGTVWKQSLSELSGGQRSLLALSLILALLLFKPAPLYILDEVDAALDLSHTQNIGRMIKAHFPHSQFIVVSLKEGMFNNANVIFRTKFVDGVSTVTRTVPSKQR from the exons ATTGTAGTTGGTGGAAGGAACAAATACCTTATCAATGGCCATCTCGCACAACCTTCCCGGGTGCAGACCCTTTTCCACTCAGTGCAGCTTAATGTAAACAATCCCCATTTTCTAATTATGCAAGGGCGCATAACAAAAGTACTGAACATGAAGCCTCCAGAAATACTGTCCATGTTAGAAGAGGCAGCAGGCACAAGAATGTACGAAATGAAGAAAGAATCTGCTCttaagacacttgagaagaagCAGAATAAAGTTGATGAGATCAATAAACTGCTTGATGATGAAATCCTTCCTGCACTAGAGAAGCTTAGAAAAGAGCGGTGTCAGTACATGAAATGGGCCAATGGCAATGCTGAACTAGATCGACTCAAAAGATTTTGTATTGCTTATGAGTTTGTTCAAGCTGAGAGAGTGCGGGATGGTGCACTGAATGATGTCAAACAAATCAGGGCAAAGATTATTGAGCTGGATGAAAGTACAGAAAAGCTAAAAGCAGACATACAGGAAATGGACAATAACATATCTACCTTGGCTGCTGAAAAGGAAGCAAAACTAGGTGGTGAGATGAAGGCTTTGTCAGAGAAAGTGGATAAGCTATCGCATGCACTTATTAAGGAAACTTCTGTGATGAATAATCATGAGGAAACCCTAAAGTCTGAGGAAAAGGGAGCTGAGAAG GTTCTCACGAACATTGAGGACATCAAAAGATCTATACTCGAGAGAGATGCTGCTGTAAAAAATGTAGAAGATGGTGCATCTGACATGAAAAGGAGAGCAGAGGATCTGACAAAGGAGTTGGATGAGAACGAGAAAGAATATCAG GGCGTGCTAGCAGGAAAAAGCAGTGCAAATGAGAAGAAATGCCTAGAAGATCAACTTAGAGATGCAAAAGCAGCAGTTGGAGAGGCAGAATCTGGACTAAAGCAGCTGACTACAAAAATAAGACATTCTGAGAAGGAATTGAAAGAGAAGAAAGCTCAGTTGGTATCGAAGCGTGATGAGGCTGCTGCAGCTGAGAATGAGCTGAAAGCTAGGACAAAAGACTTGGAAGCTATCAAGACATCCATGGGATCTATTAATTATGAAGAGGGGCAGATGGAAGCTTTGCAAAAG GACCGATCTACAGAGTTAGAAGTGGTTCAGAAATTGAAGGACAAAGTTCGTGAGCTTTCTGGTGACCTTGCTAACATTCACTTCAGTTATCGAGACCCTGTTAGGGGTTTTGACAGATCGAAAGTGAAAGGGGTTGTTGCACGGCTTATTAAAATAAAGGATAGCTCAACGGCAACAGCACTGGAG GTTGCTGCAGGTGGAAGGTTATTTAATGTGGTTGTTGACACAGAAGACACTGGAAAGCAATTATTAAAAAATGGGAATCTTCGAAATAGGGTAACCATCATACCTTTGAACAAAATCCAAACAAGTATGATACCTGATAGAGTTCAGCAGGCAGCTCGTAGACTG GTTGGTGCTGACAACGCAACATTAGCTTTAGAATTGGTTGGATATGCTGAAGAAGTAAAG AATGCTATGACTTTTGTCTTTGGTTCAACGTTTGTGTGTCGTAATATGGAGGCAGCAAAAGAG GTTGCATTTAATAGACAAGTTGGCAGTACTAGTGTGACTCTTCAAGGTGACTATTTTCAGCCTAGTGGCCTTTTGACCGGAGGTAGTAACAG TGATAAAGGGAAGTTACTAAGGAAACTTGATGAATTAGCTAAAGCTGAGGCTGATCTCTCCGATCATGAGAAAAGATTCTCTGTCATTGAACAGAAG ATTGCAGCGCTTTTACCACTGCAGAAAAAGTACACAGAGTTGAAATCTCAGTTTGAACTCAAGTCGTATGATCTCTCATTATTTCAGAACAGAGTCGAGCAAAATGAACATCACAAG TTAGGTGAACTTGTAAAGAAAGTTGAACAAGAACTTCAGGAATCAAAACAAGAGTTGACAGAAAAGCAGGCACAGTACGCAAAATGTGTATCTACTGTTTCTGAGTTAGAAAAAACCATCAGGACTTACGGCACTGAACGTGAAGGTAGACTCAAAGGTCTGGAAAAAAAGATCAAATCATTGAAATCAGAGATGCAGTCCATGTCGAAGCAACTAAAG GCTTAtgaaagtgagagggagaggctaATTATGGAGAAGGATGCCATTGCTAATGAGCTTGCTATGCTAGAAGAGCAATTATCAacttcaaaggctcaaattacTGCTCTGTCTGGAACCTTGGACAAACAAAAGGACAAG GTTACTTCGATAAAGCAAGAATATGACCAAGCTGAACATGAGCTCAACGCTGAACGTGCTAAACTGAAGGAATGTGACTCACAGATAAACCGCATGGCCAAGGAGCAGCAAAAACTTCAACAGCAATTAAGTGACTTAAATGTTGAAAGGAAGAAAATGGAAAATGAG GTTAAGAGGATGGAGATAGAGCAGAAGGACTGCTCTTCAAAAGTTGATAAGCTAATGGAGAAGTATAGTTGGATCGCAACTGAGAAACAGTTGTTTGGGAAGATTGGTACTGATTATGACTTTGCATCTTTTGAACCTCATAAAGCACGAGAAGAACTTGAAAATCTTCAAGCTCAACAAGCCAG TCTTGAGAAGAGGGTCAATAAGAAAGTTATGGCAATGTTTGAGAAGGCAGAGGATGAGTACAATGATTTAATGTCAAAGAAAAACATCATCGAG AATGACAAGGCAAAAATCAAGAAAGTGATAGAAGAGCTGgatgaaaagaagaaagagactTTGGAAGTCACGTGGCTCAAAGTAAACAA GGATTTTGGATCTATATTCAGCACTCTTTTACCTGGTACAATGGCAAAACTTGAACCTCCTGAAGGAGGTACTTTCTTGGATGGTCTTGAAGTCCGTGTGGCATTCGGGACAGTTTGGAAGCAGTCTCTGTCTGAACTTAGTGGAGGGCAACGATCCCTTCTTGCTCTCAGTCTTATCCTGGCGCTGCTTCTTTTCAAACCTGCACCACTGTACATATTGGATGAG GTCGATGCTGCCCTTGATCTGAGCCATACCCAAAACATTGGTAGAATGATCAAGGCTCATTTCCCACACTCTCAG TTCATAGTTGTCTCACTGAAAGAGGGAATGTTCAACAACGCGAATGTGATATTCCGAACAAAATTTGTTGATGGGGTGTCCACTGTGACACGAACTGTCCCTTCGAAACAGAGATGA
- the LOC133909421 gene encoding uncharacterized protein LOC133909421, translating into MPLAQLQDMRDRLSDHIRPWSRSAQFWVRAADIYTSYKVCQLRAGFVKDEEEREAIWEQQHEVGAQKMYSLCSELGGLFLKAAQILGKPDLAPMAWVKRLVMLCDKAPATPFDVVRDVVDKQFGKNFDEIFEFFDVEPVGSASIAQVHRARLKLSKTDVAVKVQHPGAEQLMMVDIRNMQAMALFLQKYDINFDLYSVTKEMEKQICYEFDFLHEARAMETIREFLRVTNKKPPVMVPRVIPGMVSREVLVMEFIEGTPIMNLGNEMVKRGIDPGGKIAAMAKQKILSDLTLAYGQMILKDGFFHADPHPGNILICKNTEVALLDYGQVKEMPDDLRLAYANLVIAMADDDFLRAEESFRELGIKTWTIADNELEELFQLSLRMFDTRLPPGVTFMSPFADDSSLNKIGVQSFPEELFSVLRTIQLLRGLTVGMGLRFSCAQQWKPIAEEALLKAGRLRAAKSRKQKRSFLRRMFW; encoded by the exons aTGCCGCTCGCGCAGCTGCAGGACATGCGGGATCGCCTCTCCGACCACATACGCCCCTGGAGCCGCTCCGCGCAGTTCTGGGTCCGCGCCGCCGACATCTACACCAGCTACAAG GTGTGCCAACTGCGGGCGGGGTTCGtgaaggatgaggaggagcgggaggccaTATGGGAGCAGCAACACGAGGTCGGCGCGCAGAAGATGTACTCCCTCTGCTCTGAGCTCGGCGGCCTCTTCCTCAAG GCTGCTCAAATTCTGGGTAAGCCCGATTTGGCGCCGATGGCTTGGGTGAAGAGACTTGTTATGCTGTGTGATAAGGCTCCAGCCACGCCATTCGATGTGGTTAGAGATGTTGTGGATAAACAGTTCGGGAAGAACTTTGATGAGATATTTGAATTCTTCGATGTCGAGCCTGTTGGGTCTGCTTCTATTGCACAG GTGCATCGAGCAAGGCTTAAATTATCAAAGACAGACGTTGCTGTCAAG GTTCAACATCCAGGAGCTGAACAGCTGATGATGGTTGATATCCGGAACATGCAAGCAATGGCCTTGTTTTTGCAGAAGTATGACATCAACTTTGATCTTTACTCTGTCACCAAAGAGATGGAGAAGCAG ATATGCTATGAGTTTGACTTTCTGCATGAAGCGAGGGCAATGGAAACAATACGAGAATTCTTACGTGTCACCAATAAGAAACCTCCGGTTATGGTGCCTCGTGTGATTCCTGGAATGGTTAGCAG GGAGGTTCTGGTAATGGAATTCATTGAAGGGACCCCAATAATGAATCTTGGCAATGAAATGGTTAAAAGGGGCATAGATCCTGGTGGTAAGATTGCAGCAATGGCAAAGCA GAAGATTTTATCAGATCTTACACTTGCTTATGGTCAAATGATCTTGAAGGATGGTTTTTTCCATGCAGATCCACACCCAGGAAACATCCTTATCTGTAAGAACACAGAG GTGGCTTTACTTGATTATGGACAAGTGAAAGAAATGCCAGATGATTTACGACTTGCTTATGCAAATCTCGTAATTGCAATGGCTGATGATGACTTTTTGAGGGCTGAAGAAAGTTTCAG GGAGCTGGGTATCAAAACATGGACCATAGCTGATAATGAGCTAGAAGAACTGTTTCAATTATCCCTGAGAATGTTTGATACAAGATTACCACCTGGTGTAACTTTTATGTCACCCTTTGCTGATGATTCTTCACTTAATAAAATTGGAGTGCAG AGCTTCCCAGAAGAGCTATTTTCGGTGCTTCGAACAATACAACTTCTGCGTGGGCTGACTGTAGGGATGGGCCTTAGATTCTCGTGTGCTCAGCAATGGAAACCAATCGCTGAGGAAGCTTTGTTAAAAGCTGGGAGACTAAGAG CTGCAAAATCAAGAAAGCAAAAGAGAAGTTTTCTCAGAAGAATGTTTTGGTGA
- the LOC133909422 gene encoding uncharacterized protein LOC133909422 isoform X1, protein MNLTCLSTSGGGASYHSPASHLLELEGLRLLLDCPIDLSALAAFSPVPLVGDAGGLIRAVPRYWSPAAAVAAKAGGVDSVLVSSATGMLGLPFLTRLPGFANTKVYVTEVAARIGKLMMGELVELHHEFVRYYGPDTDRSPKWMEGEKLNELLPMLPKAVIEDERKELTSLMPLYSRANIEECMQKIQTVKYGEEVCFNGILMLKASSSGLELGNCAWTIKGPRASITYLPNSVFVSAHALDFDYSSLKENDVILFSDLSSLNYMDEDNEKLNEHAMDETDSLLCRNSVLRDDGVDDDDEKIQVLCNSDDITEEIERISFVCSCIIDAIKSGGSVLIPIGRLGVILLLLELISEMLHSSSMKVPIFMISETAEEIIAFTNALPEWLCKSRQEKLFSCEALFGHVELLKEGNLFPFPHLYSKGLLVEWKEPCIVLCPHWSLRLGPAVHLLRRWRADRRCLLVLEQGNDPELSLKPFMPLAIQVLECSFLSGVKVAKVDPLLGVLKPKFVLLPEGLKSRCPVKERPWSFLYYSKGKTIELPNLREDFEVHLATDVAFRLQPRQLDETTAVARLRTKLLVSNGRYMLAAAEKQSDQSKRHRLHWGAVDPGRLLSALQDKGMVCSVAADDNYAGSERSILITSPGDALVKITSDRTAIYCDDEKTSKHIYDALSSVCNGI, encoded by the exons ATGAACCTG ACCTGCTTGTccaccagcggcggcggcgctagcTACCACTCGCCGGCGAGCCATCTCCTGGAGTTGGAGGGGCTCCGCCTACTCCTCGACTGCCCCATCGATCTCTCCGCCCTCGCGGCCTTCTCCCCGGTGCCCCTCGTCGGTGATGCGGGGGGCCTCATCCGCGCAGTGCCGCGTTACTGGTcgccggcagcggcggtcgCCGCCAAAGCAGGCGGCGTGGACTCTGTGCTCGTGTCGTCTGCGACGGGCATGCTTGGACTTCCCTTCCTCACCCGGCTCCCCGGCTTCGCAAACACCAAG GTTTATGTGACAGAGGTAGCAGCGAGGATTGGAAAGCTAATGATGGGGGAGCTGGTAGAGTTGCACCATGAGTTTGTGAGGTACTACGGGCCAGATACGGACCGATCACCCAAGTGGATGGAAGGGGAGAAGCTCAATGAACTCCTGCCAATGTTGCCGAAGGCAGTGATTGAAGATGAGCGAAAGGAATTAACTTCCTTGATGCCTCTATACAG TCGGGCAAACATAGAAGAATGCATGCAGAAAATCCAGACTGTCAAATACGGTGAGGAGGTTTGCTTCAATGGCATCTTGATGTTGAAAGCATCTAGTTCAGGCCTGGAACTTGGCAATTGTGCCTGGACAATCAAAGGTCCAAGAGCTAGTATTACCTACCTGCCAAACTCAGTATTTGTGTCCGCTCATGCATTAGATTTTGATTACAGCTCTCTGAAGGAAAATGATGTGATTTTGTTTTCGGATCTCTCATCTTTGAACTACATGGATGAGGATAATGAGAAACTGAATGAGCATGCAATGGATGAAACAGACTCTTTGCTGTGTCGCAACTCAGTGTTGAG GGATGATGGTGTTGATGACGACGATGAAAAGATCCAAGTCCTGTGCAACAgtgatgatatcacagaggagATTGAGAGAATCAGCTTTGTATGCTCATGCATCATCGATGCAATAAAATCTGGGGGCTCCGTTTTAATACCAATAGGCCGACTTGGTGTTATTCTTTTACTTTTGGAGCTTATATcagaaatgctacattcttccAGCATGAAG gtaCCCATATTCATGATTTCCGAAACAGCAGAAGAAATAATTGCTTTTACCAATGCCTTGCCTGAATGGCTATGCAAGTCACGCCAAGAGAAG CTATTCTCTTGCGAGGCACTATTTGGCCATGTGGAGCTTTTAAAGGAGGGCAACTTATTTCCTTTCCCTCATTTATACTCAAAGGGCTTGCT GGTGGAATGGAAGGAGCCATGTATTGTGCTTTGTCCTCACTGGAGCCTTAGGCTTGGCCCAGCTGTCCATTTGCTTCGTCGTTGGCGAGCAGATAGGCGATGCCTTCTTGTTTTGGAG CAAGGAAATGATCCTGAGTTGAGTCTTAAGCCTTTCATGCCCTTGGCAATCCAAGTCCTTGAGTGTTCTTTCCTTTCTGGAGTAAA GGTGGCAAAAGTTGATCCGTTACTGGGAGTGCTCAAACCGAAATTTGTACTG CTTCCTGAAGGTCTTAAGTCACGGTGTCCAGTAAAGGAGAGGCCATGGTCATTCCTGTATTACTCCAAGGGCAAAACCATCGAGCTCCCAAATTTACGGGAAGATTTTGAGGTGCATCTTGCAACTGATGTTGCCTTCAGATTGCAGCCTAGGCAGCTGGACGAGACCACCGCAGTAGCGAGATTGAGAACAAAGCTCCTTGTAAGCAATGGACGGTATATGCTGGCTGCTGCAGAGAAGCAATCTGATCAATCAAAGCGGCACCGGCTACACTGGGGTGCTGTTGATCCAGGCCGCTTACTGTCAGCCTTGCAAGACAAGGGGATGGTATGTTCGGTTGCTGCAGATGATAACTATGCAGGTAGCGAACGCTCTATCTTGATAACAAGTCCAGGAGATGCTCTGGTGAAGATAACATCGGATAGGACTGCTATATACtgtgatgatgagaaaacatccaagcaTATTTATGATGCACTAAGTAGTGTTTGTAATGGAATCTGA
- the LOC133909422 gene encoding uncharacterized protein LOC133909422 isoform X2: MMGELVELHHEFVRYYGPDTDRSPKWMEGEKLNELLPMLPKAVIEDERKELTSLMPLYSRANIEECMQKIQTVKYGEEVCFNGILMLKASSSGLELGNCAWTIKGPRASITYLPNSVFVSAHALDFDYSSLKENDVILFSDLSSLNYMDEDNEKLNEHAMDETDSLLCRNSVLRDDGVDDDDEKIQVLCNSDDITEEIERISFVCSCIIDAIKSGGSVLIPIGRLGVILLLLELISEMLHSSSMKVPIFMISETAEEIIAFTNALPEWLCKSRQEKLFSCEALFGHVELLKEGNLFPFPHLYSKGLLVEWKEPCIVLCPHWSLRLGPAVHLLRRWRADRRCLLVLEQGNDPELSLKPFMPLAIQVLECSFLSGVKVAKVDPLLGVLKPKFVLLPEGLKSRCPVKERPWSFLYYSKGKTIELPNLREDFEVHLATDVAFRLQPRQLDETTAVARLRTKLLVSNGRYMLAAAEKQSDQSKRHRLHWGAVDPGRLLSALQDKGMVCSVAADDNYAGSERSILITSPGDALVKITSDRTAIYCDDEKTSKHIYDALSSVCNGI; encoded by the exons ATGATGGGGGAGCTGGTAGAGTTGCACCATGAGTTTGTGAGGTACTACGGGCCAGATACGGACCGATCACCCAAGTGGATGGAAGGGGAGAAGCTCAATGAACTCCTGCCAATGTTGCCGAAGGCAGTGATTGAAGATGAGCGAAAGGAATTAACTTCCTTGATGCCTCTATACAG TCGGGCAAACATAGAAGAATGCATGCAGAAAATCCAGACTGTCAAATACGGTGAGGAGGTTTGCTTCAATGGCATCTTGATGTTGAAAGCATCTAGTTCAGGCCTGGAACTTGGCAATTGTGCCTGGACAATCAAAGGTCCAAGAGCTAGTATTACCTACCTGCCAAACTCAGTATTTGTGTCCGCTCATGCATTAGATTTTGATTACAGCTCTCTGAAGGAAAATGATGTGATTTTGTTTTCGGATCTCTCATCTTTGAACTACATGGATGAGGATAATGAGAAACTGAATGAGCATGCAATGGATGAAACAGACTCTTTGCTGTGTCGCAACTCAGTGTTGAG GGATGATGGTGTTGATGACGACGATGAAAAGATCCAAGTCCTGTGCAACAgtgatgatatcacagaggagATTGAGAGAATCAGCTTTGTATGCTCATGCATCATCGATGCAATAAAATCTGGGGGCTCCGTTTTAATACCAATAGGCCGACTTGGTGTTATTCTTTTACTTTTGGAGCTTATATcagaaatgctacattcttccAGCATGAAG gtaCCCATATTCATGATTTCCGAAACAGCAGAAGAAATAATTGCTTTTACCAATGCCTTGCCTGAATGGCTATGCAAGTCACGCCAAGAGAAG CTATTCTCTTGCGAGGCACTATTTGGCCATGTGGAGCTTTTAAAGGAGGGCAACTTATTTCCTTTCCCTCATTTATACTCAAAGGGCTTGCT GGTGGAATGGAAGGAGCCATGTATTGTGCTTTGTCCTCACTGGAGCCTTAGGCTTGGCCCAGCTGTCCATTTGCTTCGTCGTTGGCGAGCAGATAGGCGATGCCTTCTTGTTTTGGAG CAAGGAAATGATCCTGAGTTGAGTCTTAAGCCTTTCATGCCCTTGGCAATCCAAGTCCTTGAGTGTTCTTTCCTTTCTGGAGTAAA GGTGGCAAAAGTTGATCCGTTACTGGGAGTGCTCAAACCGAAATTTGTACTG CTTCCTGAAGGTCTTAAGTCACGGTGTCCAGTAAAGGAGAGGCCATGGTCATTCCTGTATTACTCCAAGGGCAAAACCATCGAGCTCCCAAATTTACGGGAAGATTTTGAGGTGCATCTTGCAACTGATGTTGCCTTCAGATTGCAGCCTAGGCAGCTGGACGAGACCACCGCAGTAGCGAGATTGAGAACAAAGCTCCTTGTAAGCAATGGACGGTATATGCTGGCTGCTGCAGAGAAGCAATCTGATCAATCAAAGCGGCACCGGCTACACTGGGGTGCTGTTGATCCAGGCCGCTTACTGTCAGCCTTGCAAGACAAGGGGATGGTATGTTCGGTTGCTGCAGATGATAACTATGCAGGTAGCGAACGCTCTATCTTGATAACAAGTCCAGGAGATGCTCTGGTGAAGATAACATCGGATAGGACTGCTATATACtgtgatgatgagaaaacatccaagcaTATTTATGATGCACTAAGTAGTGTTTGTAATGGAATCTGA